Proteins from a genomic interval of Leifsonia shinshuensis:
- a CDS encoding uroporphyrinogen-III synthase → MPSTPSSPKPLAGWRVLVPRGGPWGDSVAADLRAKGASPVVAAMINFAPTADAPALEAALARLAAGGFDWVTVTSATTVDVLSAARAVTPPSTRVAAVGETTAAALAAAGYAVDLVPSEDNSARGLLAEWEAATEGVVPLRILTLRSEIAKPLLTEGLRRIGHDVESVVAYRTVGIPVPENIVADVRDGLVQAILVTSGSVAEQVQVQLGPIPETTLVAAIGPQTARDAREYGLRVDVIAEERTAASLIEAVAAVAASRPTPAS, encoded by the coding sequence ATGCCCTCCACGCCGTCCTCTCCGAAGCCGCTCGCCGGCTGGCGCGTGCTCGTGCCCCGGGGAGGGCCGTGGGGCGACTCGGTCGCCGCCGACCTGCGCGCCAAGGGAGCGTCGCCCGTCGTCGCCGCGATGATCAACTTCGCGCCGACCGCCGACGCCCCGGCCCTGGAGGCCGCGCTGGCGCGGCTCGCCGCCGGCGGCTTCGACTGGGTGACCGTCACCAGCGCCACCACGGTCGACGTGCTGAGCGCCGCGCGCGCCGTCACCCCGCCGTCCACCCGCGTCGCAGCCGTCGGGGAGACCACGGCCGCCGCGCTGGCCGCCGCCGGGTACGCCGTCGACCTGGTCCCGTCGGAGGACAACTCCGCGCGCGGGCTGCTCGCCGAGTGGGAGGCCGCGACCGAGGGCGTCGTGCCGCTGCGCATCCTCACCCTCCGCTCGGAGATCGCCAAGCCACTGCTGACCGAGGGGCTGCGCCGCATCGGCCACGACGTGGAGTCCGTCGTCGCCTACCGGACGGTGGGCATCCCTGTCCCGGAGAACATCGTCGCCGACGTGCGCGACGGCCTCGTGCAGGCCATCCTCGTCACGAGCGGCTCCGTCGCCGAGCAGGTGCAGGTGCAGCTCGGACCCATCCCCGAGACCACGCTCGTCGCCGCGATCGGCCCGCAGACCGCCCGCGACGCCCGCGAGTACGGCCTCCGCGTCGACGTGATCGCCGAGGAGCGCACCGCCGCCTCCCTCATCGAGGCCGTCGCGGCCGTCGCAGCGTCCCGCCCCACCCCCGCCTCCTGA